The Etheostoma cragini isolate CJK2018 chromosome 22, CSU_Ecrag_1.0, whole genome shotgun sequence genome segment ACGGTGTAACCTGTGGCCACTGTGCGATCCTCATACCAAGCAACTGGACACAGAAAATCCCTTGGGTTGGCCAGACCATTGGCTCCTGCAAAACATCCAGTACATGCATGgtcacacatatgcacacatactgtacagtacacaaaacactgaaattCTACACACTGCTTTGGCACAGCAGTAcatagctaaatgctaatgtcagcacgCAGCcgtgctcacaatgacaatgcttaCATGCTCATGTTTAGCAAGTTAGATGTTTACATGCATGATACACTGTTGTAGTTTAGCGTGTTTGTGTGCTAACGTCTGTTAAgcctaaacacaaagtacagctgtgGCTGATGGAACCGTCATTTGTTCTGCAGCTGTTTTGTCATAAACCAATGTATTGTccataatgacatttttatctctGAAAAGAATGAAATGTGCTCTCCGTTGCTTGACTATATGGCTGGGGAATTGGCTTGATTAGGGCTAAGGGGCCTTAAAACTCATAAGTGTCTTTCTCTTTATGTGGCTGGGTTatttcagttggtagagcaggcacacataggaaaaatccaacctttaaggacaccaatttgcTATGTGACTgactaatgtattgtaaatgaataaatgttcttccctaaaatacagggggcataagtatacactttcctatgttaaattccaaggctagttatttcatggatccaggataccatgcatcctgataaagttccctcagcctttggaattaaattaaCCTCACACCATCACATACTGTACCCTtcacctagagattggcatggggtactttccataaaatcatctctcaatgcaaatcaaacctgCTATTAGTCTaagtgaaataaaaccatgctaATTATTACAATTTGCAAGCTATttgaatagcttagtattctatgacAACTAGACATGCAGCCCCTACACATACTTGTAGTCCCAGTTTAATATACAACTGGATGTTATACAATCTATTACTACATCATAAATGCCTGAACAAATTTTatggcaatccattcaatagttgttgagatgtttTGGACAACTATAGGTAGTTGGGTAGTATAGGTACTATAATCAAAGAGGTTGATGgcagttttaaagaaaagatgaacATACACAACACATATCCACACTCAGAGACAtagtacagacacacacctatGGGTCCCAGGTCAGGGAGTTCAAAATGGGCTCCATACACCTCCAGTATGTAGCCTCTGGTTTCCCCAAACACATCCACACTGAAGCGCATCCCTTGctggaaaaaacacagaagaagtggTGGTGAGGGGAAATTAACTGCTGTTATGAATCCCATGTCTTATGGGTTCATGGACTAATGTGTTTGGGACAACTCGCATCCTGCTGGTCAGGCTTTCTGCAGCTCAAACCTCTTTctactgttatttatttttactataatTTTTGAAAAGTACCAAACCATGTCTTTCAAAATATGGTAAGTGGGTTTGGGGGTACACGTAGTGGTACATTTCTGTGTGAAAACTGTGGAAATGAAAAGCACAGATCTCACCTGGATGACACAGATCTCGTTCGGCTCGACCATTATCTTCCCAAACTCTGTGGTGATCAAGATCTTACCCTGCTGGGGGACTAGAGCGACAAACAGAGAAAGCTGAATTTGAAGAAGTAGGGCCAAGGATTGAGCTATCATTGTTCTTGTGATGAATCACAGTAAAAACCACCAACAGCCATTTCCCTCACCAATCAGAAAGTCTCCGTCTGAGTTGTTGAAGCACCTggaccaagagagagagagagagagagagagagagagagagaatgagagagagagagagaaagagagagagattggaaataatcttcagtaacactttacaataaggtacagaaaaaagggtagttactgtttttgaaagagtaacgAATGATTAGTTACGGTTTTTCAGAAGGGTAttaaatgattagttaccctttttcagaaggttAGTTACCCCTTTTCAACTTCTCATCCAATACCCTTCTGAGAAAAGGTAACTAccctgttgaaaaaaagtaactacccttctgaaaagggtaactaatcactcgttactctttcaaaaacagtaactatccttttttgtgtaccttattgtaaagtgttaccgtgGAACTGCAtctatttttttacatatttacacacaaatacacactcaccTGTCAACCATGGAGGTGTTGCAGGCGTACACGTGGATGCCAATGCCGTTGCGAGATTTGGAATCTCCGGCACCGCAGATAGTATTCAGACCCTGAAACATACCAATTAGTGAACTGAGCACctttaatgataaaacaatatggaaagggggcggggggggggggacttacAGCCACAAAGTCCACTTTCTCCTCTGTAGATTTGGGGATGGTGAACGGCAGCCATCTCAGCTGTGAGAGAAACCTCAGAATCAGAATCTACTCATTCAGTATATTACAGAGAATTTAAAGGAATTCTTTGGGACAGACAAGTGTTTTAGGGATCATTTAGAACATGAAACGTGTTTTCAGACACTTTAACAAGACTCAGTTTCTGTACTTATAGCAAAGACAAAATTAGTAGAAACTCGGAGCTCTTATATACCTGGTTGGGTTCAGGTTCCACCTCGTTCCAGTTCTCTGTTAGATTTCCACTGGACACGGCGGTAAAAGGCTTATGTTTGACAGACGGCAAAATGCGGTACAACCagctagagaaagaaaaataacaaatgttaagTCACGCCTTATGTCTAATCTTCATTTTTGGTCTTCCAGTGGTAAGTGAGCTGATTTAAATGTCAGGAACAGATGCAGACCTCCTCTTATTGGCTGGCCGCGGGCAGGTGAAGGCAGAGCCCGAGAGCTGCTCAGCATAGAGGCCATAGGGACAGACTTGAGGATTGTTCTGTAGAGAATACAGGGTGTTAAGACAGGGTGTTATTTTGATATGTGATGTGTCCGcatagcctggtcctaccaggcTCTTGTACATTACATTAGTACAGAGTAGTTCCGGAAGGAAATTAAAATTGAGCCGAAGCACGTAGAAGGGTGGAGCCAGGCTAGTGTCTGAATCAGAGGATAGAGTtggatttgttctttttttctcacataaGGCCAGTTAGTCAAATGATTAGTAATGACTCAATAGATGTGAGGCAGAAGGGCATGCTGAAGCTGACTATGAAAGAGTCACACCTTCTAACTCCAATGCAATTCATTAAGCAAAATATCTTAGCAAAATTAGTAATTAAATAATGATCCCAATGCGtttttgtggatgtgtgtgttacctgtccCTCAGGTAAAGATCCAGGACAGCGAGGGTCTTCAGAAGAGAACTCGTTCCCAAAACCGCTCATATACTGCAAGAGACATTCAAGTTAGGCCAagttaaagtgaaaaataaaataaaaaatcacacGTAAACACCACACGGCTTCA includes the following:
- the hgd gene encoding homogentisate 1,2-dioxygenase — its product is MAGFKYMSGFGNEFSSEDPRCPGSLPEGQNNPQVCPYGLYAEQLSGSAFTCPRPANKRSWLYRILPSVKHKPFTAVSSGNLTENWNEVEPEPNQLRWLPFTIPKSTEEKVDFVAGLNTICGAGDSKSRNGIGIHVYACNTSMVDRCFNNSDGDFLIVPQQGKILITTEFGKIMVEPNEICVIQQGMRFSVDVFGETRGYILEVYGAHFELPDLGPIGANGLANPRDFLCPVAWYEDRTVATGYTVINKYQGKLFSCQQDFSPFNVVAWHGNYTPYKYNLENFMVINAVAFDHADPSIFTVLTAKSTRPGVAIADFVIFPPRWGVADRTFRPPYYHRNCMSEFMGLIKGHYEAKEEGFQPGGASLHSAMTPHGPDTECFEKNSAAELQPERVAEGTMAFMFESSFSMAVTKWGLQTCQKLDKSYYQCWESLRSHFNPNWKPSKK